From the Halococcus saccharolyticus DSM 5350 genome, the window TGCCGCTACGCCTGCCAGTGATACGTTCAACCTCTGTACGTGCCGTTTGTCTGACGATCAGAAAGGATACGTTAATTTCTCTACAATACGATCTACGCAGAGGTCAGCTAGGTCGATTCATCATGCACAGTCTCCTACGCAATTTAGACCGAGATTGTTCCACTGTTGCTCGTGCATGATCAAACTACCTGCCTGACTCCAGAATGATGGTACTTACTCCCCGACGATGGAGGGAGGGGCTTCGCTTTCAGCTCCATGTCGTATTGTGTCGAACGCGAACGGGCCGGCTCCAGTGATGATGAGAGCTGATACGAGCCCGAACAGAGAGATGTGAGCGAGTACCGGGTCGTCCGGCAGTCCAAACAGCGTCGTCGTGAACAGGAGGATGGCGACCCCGGAGAACAGCCGTGTGAATGCCCCGGCGATGAGCATGACCCCGACCAGCATCTCGACGAGTCCAGCCCCAAGAACCCATAATTCAGGCGCGACAGGTACGACCTCCGTCAGGTGATATTTAGCCACGACAGCGAGAGCAGTGCCCGGACTCAGCAGCTTCTGTGTCAGGCCGAGATAGATGAACGCCAGACCGAGGCCGACGCGGGTCACCGTCGGGACGAACTGCACATACGGCTTCACCCACGACTCGAAGGGGAGGGCGACGGCGCGGTAGAACGGGTCGATACGCGAGTAGTTCGTCCGTTCATCGGCAGCCATCTTCGCAATGACGTGGTCAGCACTTGGACGCCCGCCCCCGAGGAGAACGATAGCGATGAAGCCAGGGAGGTACTCGAATGCGAGCAGGAGACTGGGATTCGACACGAGACCGATCACATACGCGCTCAGACCGAGAGCGGCAACGGCCCGCGTCGCCAGTCCAAACAGAAGCAGGAACCCGACTGTGATGCCGAACAGTCGAACGAACGTCGAAGCTGCTGGGCGAAACACAGGCGAAAAGAAATACCCGGAGAAGCCCGCACCGACGAGGGGCAAGCCGATGCTCAGGCGGAGCAACCACGGCAGGAGGTCGTGGTACTCGACGAGCGCTTCCCGGAGGCTCTCAATGTCGCGGGTAACCGGCTGAAACCGAAGGTAGAGGGCAAGGGCGACGACGAGACTCCCCGCACTGACACCCAGCACGAGCAGGTTGAACGGGTCCGAGAGGGCCTCGACGAGAAAGTCCATTGCCGCTATCGAATCGCCGCCCGGTGTGACGTATTTCACGTGGGCGCTGGCGGTTCCGCTCGCTCCGAGCAGCCCAACACCAGCGAGCGTCGCACTAATCGGTTGCCTGCTCATGGTAGTCGTCCGTTCTCTCTCCACTCTCAAATAATGTATTATCGATTCATCGACAGTCTGAGACGCGGTTCCTCCGATATCGAATTATACGCTGCCAAAGCTTATACTACGACTGAGCGTGGGATGGCGTATGCTACTGGTTCCGTTCGACGGTTCGGAGCTTGCGAGGACGGCGCTGGTTCGCGCCCGCGGGTTCGGGGAAGAACCAACGAAGACCTGCTCACGCTCATCGTCGTCCCACCAGACGAGGTGTTCGCCCGCAATCGCGGTTGGATCACCTCTGACGAAGCGTTTGATCCCGAGCGCGTCGGCAGCGAATTGGAGACGGCCGTCAACGAGGTCGCACCCGACGTGACCGTTCGGATCGAAGCGACCGAGGAAATGAGTTCGCTCGCCTCAACCGAGATGGACATCAGTCGGACGATACGGCAGGTCGCCCACGAGATCGACGCGTCCGTCGTGTTCGTCGGGAGCGAGAACGCCGGTCGCGTTACATCGCCAGTTACCAGTGTCGGCACTCCCGTTTCAAAGGATCCAGGGTACGATGTCTATATCGTCCGCCACGCTGACTGACAGAGCTTTGAGCGTCCAGAAATCCCATCCAATATCTCATAGCTCAAAAAGCACGTTGACCTCAACCTTCTCTAGGGCGGAAGTGCTCGAAACAGCCGTTCCATCCACATGTGTTGGCGTCAATTTGACATCGGCGACAAGTTGATCGACATCTCTACATCGGAACCTCGGGCTTCCGTGACGACGAACCCGACGTCATGATAGAGATTTACGGCTATTCTATTCTCCCGCTCGACGAGCAGCCAGACCCGCTCGACGCCCTGTTGTCTCCCGTAACTAAAGAGCGACCACATCATGTAGGTCCCGATCCATGCGCGGTGATAGTCCTGATGGAGAAATATCGCCAGTTCGTAGCTCCCCGAACGGTCTTCGGCGAGGACCGCTTGGCCGGCGACTCTGTCTCCCTCCCAGGCGACGACGCAGTATCCGTCGAGCAGTTTTTCGAGCCACGCTCGTATGCGACTCTCCTCTCCGGGTGGAATCCCTAACGTTCGGTGTGCCGGGTCGAAATCGAGGTACATCTCGACGAGTGCCTCGAACTCGTTTTCGACCGGGCCGTCGCCGTAGACCCGGAGGTCGATTTCACGACCGATTTGATCGACGAACGAGACCGGAGGATGTGAGATTGCCGCGGAACTTGCTGGTGGAGGATAGTAGCCGCTGTACATCGTTGTTATCGGTGAGCCGATTTTCCAACCCTACCACTCTTGTTCCCGAGAACGTTTTCACCGTGGTAGACGAGCGCCGCAATCGGTTGAGGGCCTGAGAGAGCGTGTATCATCGTTATGGCCTGTATTTATTCGTGACCAAGCATCTCGTGCAGGTCAGCATGGTCGGTCAGTAGCTCACGCATTCGCTCGACGGTTACCTCATCTCGCGTCCGTCCGGCGTGGACGATCTCCTCGGCACGCTCAATGATGGTGAGCGTATCCGATTGCGCGAGCAGGATCGGGATGCCACGCTCCTCGGCCTTCCCGAGTACCGCAGACGACGGTCGGAACCCGCCAGTCAGACAGAGGCATTTGATTCCCGGCGCTTCGAGCGCAACCGAGTGGATATCCGAGCGGTCACCGCCCGTGATGAGCACTGCATCTTTCGTCCGTCTGAAATGCCGGAGGGCCGCGTCCGCCCCCATCGCGCCGACCGACAGCCGTTCGATGTACGTGTCCGTGGGTGCGTCGGTCGCGATCTCCGCACCGAGCTCCGCCGCGAAATCGGCGATCGAGACGCCGGCGAGCTCTTTCGTCCGTGGATTCACCGTCGAAGCGAACCGCGACCGCGAGAGCTTCGCGTGCCAGTCGTGCGGCTACGAGAACCACGCGGACTACAACGCGGCGAAGAACAT encodes:
- a CDS encoding DoxX family protein → MSRQPISATLAGVGLLGASGTASAHVKYVTPGGDSIAAMDFLVEALSDPFNLLVLGVSAGSLVVALALYLRFQPVTRDIESLREALVEYHDLLPWLLRLSIGLPLVGAGFSGYFFSPVFRPAASTFVRLFGITVGFLLLFGLATRAVAALGLSAYVIGLVSNPSLLLAFEYLPGFIAIVLLGGGRPSADHVIAKMAADERTNYSRIDPFYRAVALPFESWVKPYVQFVPTVTRVGLGLAFIYLGLTQKLLSPGTALAVVAKYHLTEVVPVAPELWVLGAGLVEMLVGVMLIAGAFTRLFSGVAILLFTTTLFGLPDDPVLAHISLFGLVSALIITGAGPFAFDTIRHGAESEAPPSIVGE
- a CDS encoding GNAT family N-acetyltransferase, with translation MYSGYYPPPASSAAISHPPVSFVDQIGREIDLRVYGDGPVENEFEALVEMYLDFDPAHRTLGIPPGEESRIRAWLEKLLDGYCVVAWEGDRVAGQAVLAEDRSGSYELAIFLHQDYHRAWIGTYMMWSLFSYGRQQGVERVWLLVERENRIAVNLYHDVGFVVTEARGSDVEMSINLSPMSN